Proteins found in one Strix uralensis isolate ZFMK-TIS-50842 chromosome 21, bStrUra1, whole genome shotgun sequence genomic segment:
- the TPRN gene encoding taperin isoform X2, with amino-acid sequence MSSAEPPLGAGPRAQPAWKREILERKRAKLAGAGGGGGGGGEPEPPAGERLVVAESLGPLRENPFMRLESERRRLRQGLPGHGPGAARPLQQLLELYSAVPGIRTIRADNILIIESQPDAAACFAEGDALPGRRRDPAAGSSPPRRPDPLRELLARRGAALAEIRADQVVIYEAAEPPEAAEPGTVSRLLEKFGQRPRGRRRRGGKALTGPGPGAVPGGAAVPPPPQVGPGSPRAGPPPPQVGPGSPRASAPLQRGPGSPRASAPKARAGSPKARAGSPQAVPAAPQPLPAPPRAATPPAVPAAPQPAVLQPAATRAAPPQPAAPQTAPAPPRAVTPQPAAPQVVPAAPKAAAAPQANYFLHKIGSNSFTVTPRGLPPGSRIPEPGAVPAGRPAVPKGPPVPSASAPHARANARRPKPEEAEAAVSPPPSASLAPSATGPTQPLSASAPRAGGSFEIHPAPKPDLAAIPAHDLQAQALAKLRLNSRNSFLFVPRREGSPALPPAQSARPGPPPPSSEEKAPKEPPRASAPEQEEPVASPPAPLDPLVPVTFIDDIVEPDSGEVSPRASSAARTGSLVDQAGGAGPDLAMEVSSVPLYRPHSAPHQRGGSTFTVVPKRKPVASGLQTLTDASRRPQQEEEEEEEESKGKGKAVEKADGPQAGMSHKKRYPTVNEIEVIGGYLSLERSCMSKTGSRRKKMKISFNETSLQTMFEYPSESSLAEEEEEEEGHASETEEDKSCTFQIPHPNSTLHPSTPNSDLSSYTPKHSVKFSKWQEQKYEEMPATEGSLLKEADSHGNEVMLTPAEKGGLSDFSSEPALYF; translated from the exons ATGAGCAGCGCGGAGCCGCCGctcggggccgggccgcgggcgcAGCCCGCCTGGAAGCGGGAGATCCTGGAGCGGAAGCGGGCCAAGCTggctggggcgggcggcggcggcggcggcggcggcgagccgGAGCCGCCGGCGGGGGAGCGGCTGGTGGTGGCGGAGAGCCTGGGCCCGCTCCGCGAGAACCCCTTCATGCGGCTGGAGAgcgagcggcggcggctgcggcaggggctgcccgggcacggccccggcgcggcgcggccgctgcagcagctgctggagctgtaCAGCGCCGTGCCCGGCATCCGCACCATCCGCGCCGACAACATCCTCATCATCGAGTCCCAGCCCGACGCCGCCGCCTGCTTCGCCGAGGGGGACGCgctgcccggccgccgccgggacCCGGCCGCCGgctcctccccgccgcgccgccccgacCCGCTGCGGGAGCTGCTGGCCCGCCGCGGCGCCGCGCTCGCCGAGATCCGCGCTGACCAGGTCGTCATCTACGAGGCGGCCGAGCCGCCCGAGGCGGCCGAGCCGGGCACCGTCAGCCGCCTCCTGGAGAAGTTCGGgcagcggccgcggggccgccgaCGCCGCGGCGGGAAGGCGCTgaccgggcccgggcccggcgccgTGCCAGGCGGGGCGGCCGTGCCTCCGCCTCCGCAGGTGGGACCGGGctccccccgggccgggccgccccctcCGCAGGTGGGACCGGGCTCCCCCCGGGCCTCGGCGCCCCTCCAGAGGGGACCCGGCTCCCCGCGGGCCTCGGCCCCGAAGGCGAGAGCGGGCTCCCCGAAGGCGAGAGCGGGCTCTCCGCAGGCGGTGCCGGCCGCCCCCCAgccgctgcccgctccccccCGGGCTGCCACCCCGCCGGCGGTGCCGGCCGCCCCCCAGCCTGCCGTCCTGCAGCCGGCTGCCACCCGGGCTGCTCCCCCTCAGCCCGCGGCCCCGCAGACGGCCCCAGCTCCCCCCCGGGCTGTCACCCCGCAGCCCGCGGCCCCCCAGGTGGTCCCAGCCGCCCCCAAGGCCGCAGCAGCCCCCCAGGCCAACTACTTTCTCCACAAGATCGGCTCCAACTCCTTCACCGTCACCCCCCGGGGCCTGCCCCCCGGCAGCCGCATCCCCGAGCCCGGCGCcgtccccgccggccgccccgcggtGCCCAAGGGGCCGCCAGTGCCATCCGCCAGCGCTCCCCACGCCAGAGCCAACGCCAGGAGGCCAAAGCCGGAGGAGGCCGAAGCGGCCGTGTCGCCCCCGCCCAGTGCCAGTCTGGCCCCCAGTGCCACCGGCCCGACCCAGCCGCTCTCCGCCTCTgccccccgggccgggggctcCTTCGAAATCCACCCGGCCCCCAAGCCCGACCTGGCTGCCATCCCAGCCCACGACCTGCAGGCCCAGGCCCTGGCCAAGCTGCGCCTGAATTCACGCAATTCCTTCCTCTTCGTGCCCCGCCGGGAGGGCAGCCCCGCTCTGCCCCCGGCCCAGAGCGCCAGGCCAGGGCCGCCGCCACCGTCCTCGGAGGAGAAGGCACCGAAGGAGCCCCCGAGGGCTTCCGCCCCGGAGCAGGAAGAGCCTGTCGCTTCCCCCCCGGCGCCTCTGGATCCGTTGGTACCTGTGACTTTCATCGATGACATTGTGGAGCCGGACAGCGGGGAGGTTTCTCCAAGGGCCAGCTCGGCTGCGAGGACAGGGAGCTTGGTGGAtcaggctggaggagctggccCTGATCTGGCGATGGAGGTTTCCTCCGTGCCCCTGTACAGACCACACTCTGCCCCCCACCAGCGGGGAGGCAGCACCTTCACTGTCGTGCCCAAAAGGAAGCCCGTTGCCTCGGGGCTGCAGACTCTCACTGATGCCAGCAGAAGACcgcagcaggaggaagaggaggaggaggaggagagcaaaggaaaaggcaaagccGTGGAGAAGGCTGATGGGCCCCAAGCAGGGATGTCCCATAAAAAGCGCTACCCCACGGTGAACGAGATCGAAGTGATCGGGGGGTACCTGTCCCTGGAGAGGTCCTGCATGAGCAAGACGGGCTCCCGCCGCAAGAAG ATGAAGATCTCTTTCAATGAGACAAGTCTGCAGACCATGTTTGAGTACCCATCAGAGAGCTCActggcagaagaggaggaagaagaggaaggacaTGCTTCTGAAACAGAGGAGGACAAATCTTGCACCTTTCAGATTCCACACCCAAATAGCACTTTGCATCCCAGTACACCTAACTCAG ATTTATCCAGCTACACCCCAAAGCACTCCGTGAAGTTCAGCAAGTGGCAGGAGCAGAAGTATGAGGAGATGCCTGCCACAGAGGGATCCCTCCTGAAGGAAGCTGATTCCCATGGGAACGAAGTCATG CTCACCCCAGCAGAGAAAGGCGGACTCTCCGATTTCAGCAGCGAGCCTGCTCTTTATTTTTGA
- the TPRN gene encoding taperin isoform X1, giving the protein MSSAEPPLGAGPRAQPAWKREILERKRAKLAGAGGGGGGGGEPEPPAGERLVVAESLGPLRENPFMRLESERRRLRQGLPGHGPGAARPLQQLLELYSAVPGIRTIRADNILIIESQPDAAACFAEGDALPGRRRDPAAGSSPPRRPDPLRELLARRGAALAEIRADQVVIYEAAEPPEAAEPGTVSRLLEKFGQRPRGRRRRGGKALTGPGPGAVPGGAAVPPPPQVGPGSPRAGPPPPQVGPGSPRASAPLQRGPGSPRASAPKARAGSPKARAGSPQAVPAAPQPLPAPPRAATPPAVPAAPQPAVLQPAATRAAPPQPAAPQTAPAPPRAVTPQPAAPQVVPAAPKAAAAPQANYFLHKIGSNSFTVTPRGLPPGSRIPEPGAVPAGRPAVPKGPPVPSASAPHARANARRPKPEEAEAAVSPPPSASLAPSATGPTQPLSASAPRAGGSFEIHPAPKPDLAAIPAHDLQAQALAKLRLNSRNSFLFVPRREGSPALPPAQSARPGPPPPSSEEKAPKEPPRASAPEQEEPVASPPAPLDPLVPVTFIDDIVEPDSGEVSPRASSAARTGSLVDQAGGAGPDLAMEVSSVPLYRPHSAPHQRGGSTFTVVPKRKPVASGLQTLTDASRRPQQEEEEEEEESKGKGKAVEKADGPQAGMSHKKRYPTVNEIEVIGGYLSLERSCMSKTGSRRKKMKISFNETSLQTMFEYPSESSLAEEEEEEEGHASETEEDKSCTFQIPHPNSTLHPSTPNSADLSSYTPKHSVKFSKWQEQKYEEMPATEGSLLKEADSHGNEVMLTPAEKGGLSDFSSEPALYF; this is encoded by the exons ATGAGCAGCGCGGAGCCGCCGctcggggccgggccgcgggcgcAGCCCGCCTGGAAGCGGGAGATCCTGGAGCGGAAGCGGGCCAAGCTggctggggcgggcggcggcggcggcggcggcggcgagccgGAGCCGCCGGCGGGGGAGCGGCTGGTGGTGGCGGAGAGCCTGGGCCCGCTCCGCGAGAACCCCTTCATGCGGCTGGAGAgcgagcggcggcggctgcggcaggggctgcccgggcacggccccggcgcggcgcggccgctgcagcagctgctggagctgtaCAGCGCCGTGCCCGGCATCCGCACCATCCGCGCCGACAACATCCTCATCATCGAGTCCCAGCCCGACGCCGCCGCCTGCTTCGCCGAGGGGGACGCgctgcccggccgccgccgggacCCGGCCGCCGgctcctccccgccgcgccgccccgacCCGCTGCGGGAGCTGCTGGCCCGCCGCGGCGCCGCGCTCGCCGAGATCCGCGCTGACCAGGTCGTCATCTACGAGGCGGCCGAGCCGCCCGAGGCGGCCGAGCCGGGCACCGTCAGCCGCCTCCTGGAGAAGTTCGGgcagcggccgcggggccgccgaCGCCGCGGCGGGAAGGCGCTgaccgggcccgggcccggcgccgTGCCAGGCGGGGCGGCCGTGCCTCCGCCTCCGCAGGTGGGACCGGGctccccccgggccgggccgccccctcCGCAGGTGGGACCGGGCTCCCCCCGGGCCTCGGCGCCCCTCCAGAGGGGACCCGGCTCCCCGCGGGCCTCGGCCCCGAAGGCGAGAGCGGGCTCCCCGAAGGCGAGAGCGGGCTCTCCGCAGGCGGTGCCGGCCGCCCCCCAgccgctgcccgctccccccCGGGCTGCCACCCCGCCGGCGGTGCCGGCCGCCCCCCAGCCTGCCGTCCTGCAGCCGGCTGCCACCCGGGCTGCTCCCCCTCAGCCCGCGGCCCCGCAGACGGCCCCAGCTCCCCCCCGGGCTGTCACCCCGCAGCCCGCGGCCCCCCAGGTGGTCCCAGCCGCCCCCAAGGCCGCAGCAGCCCCCCAGGCCAACTACTTTCTCCACAAGATCGGCTCCAACTCCTTCACCGTCACCCCCCGGGGCCTGCCCCCCGGCAGCCGCATCCCCGAGCCCGGCGCcgtccccgccggccgccccgcggtGCCCAAGGGGCCGCCAGTGCCATCCGCCAGCGCTCCCCACGCCAGAGCCAACGCCAGGAGGCCAAAGCCGGAGGAGGCCGAAGCGGCCGTGTCGCCCCCGCCCAGTGCCAGTCTGGCCCCCAGTGCCACCGGCCCGACCCAGCCGCTCTCCGCCTCTgccccccgggccgggggctcCTTCGAAATCCACCCGGCCCCCAAGCCCGACCTGGCTGCCATCCCAGCCCACGACCTGCAGGCCCAGGCCCTGGCCAAGCTGCGCCTGAATTCACGCAATTCCTTCCTCTTCGTGCCCCGCCGGGAGGGCAGCCCCGCTCTGCCCCCGGCCCAGAGCGCCAGGCCAGGGCCGCCGCCACCGTCCTCGGAGGAGAAGGCACCGAAGGAGCCCCCGAGGGCTTCCGCCCCGGAGCAGGAAGAGCCTGTCGCTTCCCCCCCGGCGCCTCTGGATCCGTTGGTACCTGTGACTTTCATCGATGACATTGTGGAGCCGGACAGCGGGGAGGTTTCTCCAAGGGCCAGCTCGGCTGCGAGGACAGGGAGCTTGGTGGAtcaggctggaggagctggccCTGATCTGGCGATGGAGGTTTCCTCCGTGCCCCTGTACAGACCACACTCTGCCCCCCACCAGCGGGGAGGCAGCACCTTCACTGTCGTGCCCAAAAGGAAGCCCGTTGCCTCGGGGCTGCAGACTCTCACTGATGCCAGCAGAAGACcgcagcaggaggaagaggaggaggaggaggagagcaaaggaaaaggcaaagccGTGGAGAAGGCTGATGGGCCCCAAGCAGGGATGTCCCATAAAAAGCGCTACCCCACGGTGAACGAGATCGAAGTGATCGGGGGGTACCTGTCCCTGGAGAGGTCCTGCATGAGCAAGACGGGCTCCCGCCGCAAGAAG ATGAAGATCTCTTTCAATGAGACAAGTCTGCAGACCATGTTTGAGTACCCATCAGAGAGCTCActggcagaagaggaggaagaagaggaaggacaTGCTTCTGAAACAGAGGAGGACAAATCTTGCACCTTTCAGATTCCACACCCAAATAGCACTTTGCATCCCAGTACACCTAACTCAG CAGATTTATCCAGCTACACCCCAAAGCACTCCGTGAAGTTCAGCAAGTGGCAGGAGCAGAAGTATGAGGAGATGCCTGCCACAGAGGGATCCCTCCTGAAGGAAGCTGATTCCCATGGGAACGAAGTCATG CTCACCCCAGCAGAGAAAGGCGGACTCTCCGATTTCAGCAGCGAGCCTGCTCTTTATTTTTGA